One Vidua chalybeata isolate OUT-0048 chromosome 34, bVidCha1 merged haplotype, whole genome shotgun sequence genomic window, ACATAGGGGAAGTTGAGTAGGAGTGGATCAAAAATTAGGGGGAATGGAatgcaaaatgaagaaattggaggatgaggagaaaaTTGGGCAGAAATAAGGGGAGGAATTGGCCAGGAATTGGgtaaataaggaaaaaacagggTCAAAGTTGGGGGCAAAGGGGTGACAGTGGAAGAAATTAGGTAAAAATTGGGAAAACCAGGTAAAAAATggtcaataaaataaaaataaaggaactagggcaaaaataattgaaaatgggatggtgaaaaaatgaagaaaataggcaaaaatgaaaaaaatgggggCAAAGGGGTAAATTGGGGGGACTTGGGGACATTAGGGTGACCCAATTCCTCCCTGCTTCTCTCCACAGAGGGTGAATCCATGGAAACGCCGTGACTCCCCCCCCATTCACCCCTTCCCCCACCCTTTGTACAATAAATCTGATTTAGAgcccaaaatctcccaaaaatTGGGGGAGGGACAGTGCCTTTATTTGGGGGTTCAGTGGGGGTCTTCATCCATCGCTGAACTGGAAGAAGAGGCGCCTTCgttggggtctggggggtccccaaaatggGGCACAAAGGGGATCTGGAGGATTTGGGAGAAGCCTTCGGAGAGGTCGGGGGCCACAAATTGTTTCCTGAGGGGGAGTAAATGGGGGAAAATCACCCGGATTTGGGTAAATTGGGAGGAGAAACAGCTCCAGATGGGGGAAAACCCAGCAAAAATGGGATAAACCCACCCAAGAtaggagagaggaggaaggggaaaaggtaAAAGCCCacccaaaatgaggaagagaaTAGGGAAGAACCACCAAAACTGGGAAAGAGGCAAAAATagggaaaacgggaaaaaaaaaagtaatggagCTAAATAATGGATAAAAGggcaaaaaactccaaaccatccccaaattcccccacCTTCCCCAAAGCCTCTCCAAACCATCCCTAAGACCTCCCAAAACACCTCAGATGCCCCAAAATTCCTCTCAGATCCCCTCCAAGCCCCTTTAAATCTTTCCCCAGGGATTCCCCAAAACGCTCCagatcccccaaaattcccctggGCCCCCCCAGACACGTCCAAATCACtccagacccccccaaacccaatCCCCTCTCACTTGTAGCTGAACAGAACAGCGTCAGTGACGGGGACGTGGCCACTCTGCGTCATATCCCGGAACTTTTTGGGGTGAAAACCCAGAGAAAAGGGTTCAGGGGGTGCTGAGGGTTCATCCTCACCCTCGGGAGGAGGATCAGGACCATCTCAGAcccctcctcaccctgcagTTGTGCCGCGCCTGCTCCAGGCTCGCCGTGAACTGGAGGCACCGACACGGCACCGCAGCCTCGCGGGCACAGGACACGAACCTGGGGGAGCGGGGTGGGTCAGGGGGTCCCCAAAACAAGGGgctcaaaaccccaaaaaaagggTCCCAGGGACTGCGGGGAGCAgttcccagtgccctcccagtgccatcccagtgccatcccagttCCCAGACTGGCCTTTGCCGCGATTCAGGGTCAGGGTTGGTGTTGTCGACGACAACGGCGCGGCCCCGAGCCAGGGCGGCCGAGCAGGCAGAGACACAGCGTTGCCACGAGCCCAGCGTGTCCTGGGGGTGAccaggggtggcactgaggtCACCCTGGGCCAGGGTGGCTCAACAGGCAGAGACACAGCGTGGCCGTGAGCCCAGAGCGTCCTGGAGGTCACACAGGGCTCAGGAACTCACCCTGTTCACGTATTCGTATCCTGCCGGGATCAGGTGCCGCTTCACAAAAGTGGATTTGCCGGCTGAAGggaaaaattttactttttcctctCACATTTCCCACAGTTTTCCACAGTTTTcaacccttttttcccccccctcctatttcttgcccttttttcccctcacatttcctgcccttttctctccctcacaTTTACcacccttttctcccctcacctTTCCTGCCCTTACcacccttttctcccctcacgtttcccgcccttttctcccccctcacgtttcctgcccttttttcccccctcacgtttcccgcccttttctcccctcacgtttcccgcccttttctcccctcacgtttcccgcccttttttcccccctcacgttttcccgcccttttctctcccctcacgtttcccgcccTTTTTCCCACCCCCTCATGTTTCCcgcccttttttcccccccctcacatttcccgcccttttttctcccctcacgtttcccgcccttttttctcccctcacgtttcccgcccttttctcccctcacattCCCCgccatttttcccctcacattccCCGCTCTTTTTTccctcacgtttcccgcccTTTTTCCCTCACGTTTCTCgccattttttcctccctttttttcttcctgtttttgcCCCTTAGGGATCAGAAGCAGAGCCGGGTCAGCAGCCAGCTCAGCGGTCAGCTCAGTGGTCACTCACCCCCAGGGAAGCCGACGGTCAGCAGCACCTCCGGCCTGTCCGACACCAGTTCAGCCTCGGGGAGCTCTTGGGGAGCTTTGTCCAGGTCCCGCTGGGGACAAAGGTCAAAGGTCAGGActggggacaggctgctctTGGGGTCAGTGGTCATTTATTGGGCCAGTGGTCACTCACGGGGTCGAAGGCCGGGAGGTCAAAGGGCGCTGGGGCCCAGCCCAGGAACTTTTCCTCAGGAGTCAGGAACCGCAGCCCCGCGTTGAGAGCgaactgggaacactgggatcaactgggggaactggggggcaaatgggagggactgggggggtgAACTGGGGAGACACTGGAAGAGTGACCTGGGGGtgtgggggcactgggagggactggggggggcACAGAACACCCCTGGGTCATaaactggggggactgggagagacACAGGGTGGAGCtatcagggatttgggggtgtcgGGGGGATGCCCAGGGATTCTGGAGGGTCCCAAGGGGTTGGAGGGTCCCCaggcaggttttggggtcccaccaAGCGGTCGCTGCAGGAGAAATCCTTTTTCTTGCGCCCCGGGGCCCAGTTTGGGGGGCGTCCGGCAGCGTCTGGGGGGAAATGAGAGGTTGGAGAGGTGCTGGGACCCCCTCCCAGAACCCCAAAAGTGCACCCAGAACCCCAACACCCCTCCCTGGACCCCCAAATGCCCCAAGACCCCCTAAAATACACCCAGGAACCCCCCCCAGTGCCTCATCTGAgcatccccagtgtccccaaaaccccccaggacccccaaaacttccccaaaattcccccaggacccctcacGTGCTCACCCCCCACGTAGAAACTGTCAGGCACCGACACCGTCACGTCCCCGTTCGCCTGCAGGACCCAAACCAGTGACCCCAGTTCACACCAGTTCACACCAGTGACCCCTCTGACTCCCCCCaacagctcccagtgccccctcctcagttcccagtgtccccactcAGTTCCCAACAAcctcccagtaactcccagtgcccccagtagCTCCCAGTCCCTGCCAATCttctcccagttcctcccagttcctTCCCAGTGGCCACCCTCAGTCCCTCCCAACCCCCTCCCAGTActtcccagtgccccccagtcccctGCAATCCTTTCCCAGTACctcccagcacccacccagTGGCCCCCTCAGTTCCCAGTACcttcccagtaactcccagtaactcccagtgctcccagtccctgcccatcccctcCCAATTCCCCCCAGTCCCTTCCCTGTGGCCACCCTCAGTCCCTCCCAACCCCCTCCCAGTacttcccagtccctcccagcaccttccagtgcccCCCTCTgttcccagtcccctcccagtcccctcccagtcctcccagtccCACCTTCTCACACAGGTGGTCCCACATTCCCAGCACTGGTTTCCTGTAAATCCCCGGCCCCGTGGCCACCAACACCTGAAttgagggggggggggtcaaACACCTCAGGGAGGGAACTCCTGACCCTTGAGGCGGGGGATCCCCGAGTTTGGGGGGGGGAGTCccagggggggtttgggggtcccccaGACCTGCAGGGCCACCCCGAGCTGCTGCGTCACCGCCTCCACCTTGGCCTGGAAGAGCTCCGGGCGCAGCCGGCCCCGGGAGATGCCCAGTTGGTTGGTGAACACCAcgagctggggagggggcaaaaaatggggtttgggggggggtcttgaggggattgggggggggtctgggggggacTTTAGGGGGTTTGGAGGAGCCcctgaggggtttgggggggatttgggagctcAATGGGGTCTTGGGGAGGAACCTGGGGGGGCTTTAGGGGGCTCTGGAGGGGTTTG contains:
- the PNKP gene encoding bifunctional polynucleotide phosphatase/kinase; its protein translation is MRAELRGLAGPVPLPDGQPVLLGRGPLTGVTDRKCSRQQVEIVANYAEGTAQVTQRGVNPSSVGGSVLGRGGCGTLAPGQTLLLVNGRYPLVLHFEGCPHPKKRPASPPEEPPPARRAPPSPSRGGGWQKLGPLLIFTPSGLRPSAKIAGFDLDGTLITTRSGKVFPTSPDDWRILYPQIPKKLKQLQNEGYKLVVFTNQLGISRGRLRPELFQAKVEAVTQQLGVALQVLVATGPGIYRKPVLGMWDHLCEKANGDVTVSVPDSFYVGDAAGRPPNWAPGRKKKDFSCSDRLFALNAGLRFLTPEEKFLGWAPAPFDLPAFDPRDLDKAPQELPEAELVSDRPEVLLTVGFPGAGKSTFVKRHLIPAGYEYVNRDTLGSWQRCVSACSAALARGRAVVVDNTNPDPESRQRFVSCAREAAVPCRCLQFTASLEQARHNCRFRDMTQSGHVPVTDAVLFSYKKQFVAPDLSEGFSQILQIPFVPHFGDPPDPNEGASSSSSAMDEDPH